One window of the Acinetobacter equi genome contains the following:
- a CDS encoding electron transfer flavoprotein-ubiquinone oxidoreductase, with protein sequence MEHIERESMEFDVVIVGAGPAGLSAAIKIRQLAIENNLNDLSVCVVEKGSEVGAHILSGAVLEPRAINELFPNWKEEGAPLNVPVIEDKTYFLMSDTSHKEAPHWMVPKTMHNDGNYVISLGNVVRWLGTKAEELEVSIFPGFAAAEILYHEDGTVKGIQTGDMGIGKDGEPTHNFAPGYELHAKYTIFAEGCRGHLGKRLINQFNLDKDADPQHYGIGIKELWEIDPAKHKPGLVMHGAGWPLSETGSSGGWWLYHAENNQVTLGMIVDLSYQNPHMYPFMEMQRWKTHPLIKQYLEGGKRISYGARAVVKGGFNSLPKFTFPGGTLVGDDAGFLNFAKIKGSHTAMKSGMLCGEAVFEAIQAGVEKGGDLAIARVTEGEDFFAKELTSYTEKFNNSWLKEELYNARNFGPAMHKFGQWVGGAFNFIDQNVFKVPFTLHDLQQDFSALQTVDTANFKPNYPKPDGKLTFDRLSSVFVSNTVHEENQPAHLKLTNPDIPVNVNLPKWDEPAQRYCPAGVYEIMENDDGSKRFQINAANCVHCKTCDIKDPSQNITWVTPEGGGGPNYPNM encoded by the coding sequence ATGGAACACATCGAACGTGAATCGATGGAGTTTGACGTTGTAATCGTAGGCGCAGGACCTGCAGGTCTTTCTGCTGCGATTAAAATTCGTCAATTAGCGATTGAAAATAATTTAAATGATCTTTCCGTGTGTGTCGTGGAAAAAGGCTCCGAAGTAGGTGCGCATATCTTATCTGGTGCTGTACTTGAACCTCGTGCGATCAATGAACTCTTCCCGAATTGGAAAGAAGAAGGTGCACCTTTAAACGTACCTGTTATTGAAGATAAAACTTATTTCTTAATGTCTGATACTTCACATAAAGAAGCACCACATTGGATGGTTCCTAAAACCATGCACAATGATGGAAATTATGTGATTTCTTTAGGAAACGTCGTTCGCTGGTTAGGCACAAAAGCTGAAGAATTAGAAGTTTCTATTTTCCCAGGCTTCGCTGCCGCTGAAATTCTTTATCATGAAGATGGTACTGTAAAAGGTATTCAAACTGGTGATATGGGTATTGGTAAAGATGGCGAACCTACGCATAACTTTGCCCCAGGTTATGAACTTCATGCCAAATATACGATTTTTGCTGAAGGTTGCCGTGGTCACTTAGGTAAGCGTTTAATTAATCAATTTAATTTAGATAAAGATGCTGATCCTCAACATTACGGTATTGGCATTAAAGAACTTTGGGAAATTGACCCTGCTAAACATAAACCAGGCTTAGTGATGCATGGTGCAGGTTGGCCTTTAAGTGAAACAGGTTCTTCTGGTGGTTGGTGGTTATATCACGCTGAAAATAACCAAGTAACTTTGGGTATGATTGTAGATCTTTCATATCAAAATCCACATATGTATCCATTTATGGAAATGCAGCGTTGGAAGACTCACCCTCTAATTAAGCAATATTTAGAAGGCGGTAAACGCATTTCTTATGGTGCTCGTGCTGTTGTAAAAGGTGGTTTTAACTCTCTTCCTAAGTTTACTTTCCCAGGTGGTACTTTAGTTGGTGATGATGCAGGTTTCTTAAACTTTGCTAAGATCAAAGGCTCTCATACTGCAATGAAGTCAGGTATGCTTTGTGGTGAAGCGGTATTTGAAGCGATTCAAGCAGGTGTTGAAAAAGGTGGTGATTTAGCCATTGCACGTGTCACTGAAGGCGAAGATTTCTTTGCGAAAGAACTCACATCTTATACTGAAAAATTCAATAACAGCTGGTTAAAAGAAGAACTTTATAACGCTCGTAACTTTGGCCCTGCAATGCATAAGTTTGGTCAATGGGTTGGTGGTGCATTTAACTTTATTGATCAAAATGTCTTTAAAGTTCCATTTACATTACATGATTTACAGCAGGACTTCAGTGCTTTACAAACTGTAGATACGGCTAACTTTAAACCAAACTATCCAAAACCAGATGGTAAGTTAACTTTTGACCGTTTATCTTCTGTATTTGTATCGAATACGGTACATGAAGAAAATCAGCCAGCACATTTAAAGCTAACTAATCCTGATATTCCAGTGAATGTAAATTTACCAAAATGGGATGAGCCTGCACAGCGTTACTGCCCTGCGGGTGTATATGAAATTATGGAAAATGATGATGGTTCAAAGCGTTTCCAAATTAACGCTGCGAACTGTGTACATTGTAAGACATGTGACATCAAAGATCCTTCACAGAACATCACATGGGTAACACCGGAAGGTGGTGGTGGACCTAACTATCCAAATATGTAG